The genomic region AGGAGGTGATAAAGCTTGCTTGACTTGGGTATTTTAAAGTTAAGGGATTCTCTGCTTGACGTCATCCGATTGTTCTTCCGGGAGAGAAAGTTTATAGAGGTAGATACACCCGTACTTGTCCCCTATGAAAACCCCGATGATAACGTAGATAATGTAAGGGCTGTTTTTAAAGATTTTTCAGGGAAAAGGCACCGGTTTTTTCTCCATACATCTCCAGAATTTTTTATGAAAAGGCTCGTATGGCATGGATGTGAGAGAATTTTTCAAATCTGTAAAGTTTTCAGAGACGGTGAAACAGGTGATTTGCACAATGTAGAGTTTACGATGGTTGAGTGGTATAGAGCAGGCGGCAATTACAGTGACGGTATGGAAGAGACTGAAAGTATAGTAAAAGCGGTATTTGAAAAGGGAAAGGAGCTTGGCTTTAATCCCGATTTCTCCCTTGATTTTGAGAAAATGACCGTTGAAGAGGCATTTAGAGAATTTGCAGGTGTTGATGTTTTTGACGAAGATGCAGTTAAAAGAAAAGCCAATTTAGACAGTTACGAAGATGCCTTTTTCTTTCTCCTTGTTGATAAGGTTGAGAAGGGACTTTCCCGTATAAACAGTCCCGTTTTTCTCCACGATTACCCTGAAAGGTTTTCTGCCATGGCAAAGGTTAAAAACGGCAAAGCTGAAAGATTTGAGCTTTACATAAAGGGTGTTGAAATTGCCAATGGATACTCTGAACTTACCGACTACAATTCTTATCTCGGGAAGTTTTTAAAAAAAGGAGTTAAGGCGGTGGATAAAGGTTTTCTCCGTCTCTTAAAAGACAGACCTCTGCCTGAATCTGAAGGTGTTGCACTTGGATTTGATAGACTTTTAATGAAGGTTGCAGGAAAGGAAAGCATAAAAGAGGTTATTCCATTTACAGCAGCTGAACTTATCGGGGAGGTGTCTTTTGGAAAAGCTGATTGAAAAGGCTTCTGTTTTATTGGAGGCTCTTCCTTACATAAAACGTTTTTACGGTAAGACAGTGGTCATAAAGTACGGTGGTAACGCAATGGTGAA from Desulfurobacterium sp. TC5-1 harbors:
- a CDS encoding amino acid--tRNA ligase-related protein — encoded protein: MLDLGILKLRDSLLDVIRLFFRERKFIEVDTPVLVPYENPDDNVDNVRAVFKDFSGKRHRFFLHTSPEFFMKRLVWHGCERIFQICKVFRDGETGDLHNVEFTMVEWYRAGGNYSDGMEETESIVKAVFEKGKELGFNPDFSLDFEKMTVEEAFREFAGVDVFDEDAVKRKANLDSYEDAFFFLLVDKVEKGLSRINSPVFLHDYPERFSAMAKVKNGKAERFELYIKGVEIANGYSELTDYNSYLGKFLKKGVKAVDKGFLRLLKDRPLPESEGVALGFDRLLMKVAGKESIKEVIPFTAAELIGEVSFGKAD